In one window of Vibrio sp. DW001 DNA:
- a CDS encoding PadR family transcriptional regulator gives MSLPHVILTVLSTRDATGYDITKEFSYSIGYFWKASHQQVYRELNKMAQNELVTCVLHPQDGKPDRKIYSIAEAGRRALGEWFEQPTAQATIRDEFSAKLMACAIQPTAPFKEQVSILIGESKQLVSHYKEIEATYYGDPTKLDKHAKLERLTLRRNLLIREAWIDWAEEVVAELKSMD, from the coding sequence ATGTCATTACCACACGTAATCCTTACCGTTTTAAGCACTCGCGATGCTACCGGATATGATATAACCAAAGAATTTTCATATAGCATCGGCTATTTTTGGAAAGCGAGTCATCAGCAAGTTTATCGAGAGCTCAATAAAATGGCTCAAAATGAACTCGTCACCTGTGTTTTACATCCTCAGGATGGCAAACCAGATAGAAAAATTTACTCCATTGCCGAAGCTGGGCGCCGTGCACTCGGTGAATGGTTTGAGCAACCAACAGCACAAGCAACAATAAGAGATGAGTTCAGCGCTAAGTTAATGGCTTGCGCAATCCAACCTACTGCTCCTTTCAAAGAACAAGTATCTATACTTATTGGTGAATCTAAACAGCTAGTCAGTCATTACAAAGAGATTGAAGCGACTTATTATGGTGATCCAACTAAGCTAGACAAGCACGCTAAATTAGAACGCCTTACTTTAAGACGTAACCTATTAATACGTGAAGCTTGGATTGATTGGGCGGAGGAAGTTGTTGCTGAATTGAAATCCATGGACTAA
- the metF gene encoding methylenetetrahydrofolate reductase — MSYSHASHLDALNQNIAELGDINVSFEFFPPSSEKMEETLWNSVHRLKTLQPKFVSVTYGANSGERDRTHSIIKEIKDQTGLVAAPHLTCIDASRDELIGIADDYWANGIRNIVALRGDIPAGGGVPNMYASDLVTLLKSRHDFDISVAAFPEVHPEAKSAQSDLLNLKRKVDAGANRAITQFFFDVESYLRFRDRCVSAGIDAEIIPGILPVSNFTQASRFAAMNNVKVPGWMAQQFSGLEDDPTTRQLVGASQAIDMVRILSREGVKDFHFYTLNRAEMTFALCHTLGVRPTR; from the coding sequence ATGAGTTATTCACACGCTAGTCATCTAGATGCCTTAAATCAGAATATCGCAGAGCTTGGTGATATTAATGTCTCTTTTGAATTTTTTCCGCCAAGTAGTGAAAAAATGGAAGAAACATTGTGGAACTCTGTGCACCGTTTGAAAACACTTCAACCTAAATTTGTGTCGGTTACCTACGGGGCAAACTCTGGTGAACGTGACCGTACCCATTCTATTATCAAAGAAATTAAAGATCAGACAGGCTTGGTGGCCGCGCCACATTTAACCTGTATTGACGCAAGCCGTGATGAGCTTATAGGTATTGCGGATGACTATTGGGCAAATGGTATACGCAATATCGTCGCACTACGCGGTGATATTCCAGCTGGTGGTGGTGTTCCAAATATGTATGCATCGGACTTGGTTACTCTGCTCAAGTCACGACATGATTTTGATATCTCAGTGGCGGCGTTTCCAGAGGTTCACCCAGAAGCAAAAAGTGCCCAATCAGACTTGCTTAATTTAAAAAGAAAGGTGGATGCAGGTGCTAACCGTGCAATTACTCAATTTTTCTTTGATGTTGAAAGCTACCTAAGATTCAGAGACCGTTGTGTGAGTGCGGGTATTGACGCAGAGATAATACCGGGAATTCTGCCCGTTTCTAACTTTACGCAAGCTTCTCGTTTTGCCGCAATGAATAACGTGAAAGTACCGGGTTGGATGGCACAGCAATTTAGTGGTTTAGAAGATGATCCAACAACTCGCCAATTGGTTGGTGCTAGCCAAGCTATTGATATGGTAAGAATTTTAAGCAGGGAAGGCGTAAAGGACTTTCATTTCTATACTCTTAATCGTGCTGAAATGACTTTTGCGTTGTGCCATACATTAGGAGTAAGACCAACAAGATAA
- a CDS encoding bifunctional aspartate kinase/homoserine dehydrogenase II, which translates to MTVMRQLHKFGGSSLANPECYKRVRNILAEYSQSEDLIVVSAAGDTTNQLIHWLSALKKDGRTAHEILMELRRFQSDLIQQLMDEPNKMLEHLHTEFSALGDLQAPLTLEQEAEVLGLGEVWSSRLLSQLLCQAKMAAVAIDSRDFLRADIGTQPEVDRSSSWPLLKEVLAQHSQHRLVITGFMAKNRQGDTVLLGRNGSDYSATVIGALAEADRVTIWSDVCGVYSADPRKVNDACLLPLLRLDEASELARLAAPVLHSRTLQPVAQSAMDLELRCSYQPEAGSTRIERVLASGRGAKIVTSLDEVLLIELIFSHAHEFERAKEEVLQRLQRAQLQPLAYEVQADQGELLLAYTAEVASGALSYLHDSATEADIRLKEGYSMVAAVGAGVTKNPIHSHGFYQQLKNAPVEFMCEAESGLSLAAVLRTSNTSVLVQGIHTQLFQAQKRVGLVLCGKGNIGSSWLELFAKQKGEIEKRRGMSFDLIGVVGSQTYWMNMAGIEASSVLSRYEDEAIESDGNEWLEQLSHQQEYDEVIVLDVTASEAVSMKYPDIAEKGLHLISANKVAGSASSEFYHKVQDAFAKTGRHWLYNATVGAGLPINHTVRDLRESGDEITAFSGIFSGTLSWLFQQFDGSIPFSELVELAWQQGLTEPDPRCDLDGSDVMRKLIILARESGLTIEPESVKVASLVPDELKDLSIDQFFDQGQLLSEQLAERLEKAQREDRVLRYVARLQKGGKATVGIEALNKEHALANLLPCDNIFAIESAWYKDNPLVIRGPGAGREVTAGAIQSDINRLSNLF; encoded by the coding sequence ATGACCGTTATGCGCCAACTTCATAAATTTGGTGGAAGTAGTTTAGCCAATCCAGAGTGTTATAAACGAGTAAGGAATATTCTTGCCGAGTACTCTCAAAGTGAAGATTTAATTGTTGTTTCTGCGGCTGGAGACACGACCAATCAACTCATCCATTGGCTGAGTGCTCTAAAGAAAGATGGACGAACGGCACATGAAATATTGATGGAATTGCGTCGATTTCAGTCGGATTTGATACAGCAGTTAATGGATGAACCCAATAAAATGTTGGAGCATCTTCATACCGAGTTTTCTGCCCTAGGTGATTTACAAGCCCCATTAACATTAGAGCAAGAAGCCGAGGTTCTTGGGCTTGGTGAAGTGTGGTCTTCAAGGTTGCTTTCACAACTCTTGTGTCAAGCAAAAATGGCGGCAGTTGCTATCGACTCACGTGACTTTTTGAGAGCGGATATCGGCACGCAACCAGAGGTTGATCGTTCAAGCTCATGGCCATTATTGAAAGAAGTATTGGCACAGCATTCTCAACACCGATTAGTGATTACAGGTTTTATGGCCAAGAATCGTCAAGGGGATACGGTTTTGCTTGGCCGAAATGGTTCTGATTACTCTGCCACTGTCATTGGTGCATTAGCGGAAGCTGATAGAGTGACCATTTGGAGCGATGTCTGCGGTGTCTATAGTGCCGATCCTCGAAAGGTTAATGATGCCTGTTTATTGCCTCTTCTACGCTTAGATGAGGCCAGTGAGCTAGCTAGGTTGGCGGCACCTGTGTTACATAGCAGAACACTGCAACCCGTGGCCCAAAGTGCAATGGATTTAGAGCTTAGATGTAGTTACCAACCAGAAGCCGGCTCAACCAGAATCGAAAGAGTACTGGCTTCGGGTAGAGGGGCAAAGATAGTGACCTCCCTTGATGAAGTTTTGCTTATTGAGCTGATATTTAGCCACGCACATGAATTTGAAAGAGCCAAAGAAGAAGTGTTACAAAGACTCCAACGTGCTCAATTACAACCGTTGGCTTATGAAGTCCAAGCGGATCAAGGCGAGCTGCTTCTTGCTTACACAGCAGAAGTCGCATCTGGTGCCCTTAGTTATCTACATGACTCGGCAACGGAGGCAGATATTCGGCTTAAAGAAGGCTATTCAATGGTCGCCGCTGTTGGTGCTGGTGTAACGAAAAACCCGATTCATAGCCATGGCTTTTATCAGCAGTTAAAAAATGCACCCGTCGAATTTATGTGTGAAGCGGAATCGGGTTTGAGCTTAGCGGCCGTTTTACGTACGTCTAACACCTCTGTTTTAGTTCAGGGAATTCACACTCAACTCTTTCAGGCACAAAAGCGAGTTGGTTTGGTTTTATGTGGTAAAGGCAATATCGGTTCTAGTTGGCTCGAACTATTCGCTAAACAGAAAGGTGAAATAGAAAAACGTCGAGGTATGAGTTTTGATTTAATAGGTGTAGTGGGTAGCCAGACATATTGGATGAATATGGCCGGTATTGAGGCCTCGAGTGTACTTAGTCGTTATGAAGATGAAGCAATAGAAAGTGATGGTAATGAATGGCTAGAGCAACTCAGTCACCAACAAGAGTATGATGAGGTAATCGTATTAGACGTGACGGCGAGTGAAGCGGTATCAATGAAATACCCCGATATTGCTGAAAAAGGCTTACACCTAATTTCTGCCAATAAAGTGGCGGGCTCTGCTTCAAGTGAGTTTTACCATAAAGTACAGGATGCATTTGCAAAAACAGGGCGTCATTGGCTATATAATGCAACCGTGGGTGCAGGGTTACCGATCAATCATACGGTTCGCGATTTGCGCGAAAGTGGCGATGAAATCACCGCATTCTCTGGCATATTTTCAGGTACTCTATCGTGGCTTTTCCAACAGTTTGATGGGTCTATCCCATTTAGCGAATTGGTTGAATTGGCTTGGCAACAAGGGTTAACGGAACCAGATCCTCGTTGCGACTTAGACGGGTCAGATGTAATGCGCAAACTCATTATTTTGGCGCGTGAGTCAGGGTTGACGATTGAACCGGAGAGCGTAAAAGTGGCCTCTCTTGTTCCGGACGAGTTGAAAGACCTGTCCATCGATCAGTTTTTTGATCAAGGTCAGTTACTAAGCGAACAGTTAGCCGAACGCCTAGAAAAAGCACAGCGTGAAGACAGAGTACTGCGCTATGTGGCTCGTTTACAAAAAGGTGGTAAGGCAACCGTAGGCATTGAGGCACTAAATAAAGAGCATGCATTGGCTAACTTGCTTCCCTGTGACAATATCTTTGCGATAGAAAGTGCTTGGTATAAGGACAACCCGTTGGTGATTAGAGGACCAGGTGCGGGCAGAGAAGTGACCGCCGGGGCGATTCAATCGGATATTAATCGATTATCAAATCTGTTTTAA
- a CDS encoding O-succinylhomoserine (thiol)-lyase codes for MKQKKPATIAVRTGIESDSQFHAVVPPIYLSTNYSFPSFGDVPKYDYTRSGNPNRGMLEQTLSDLESGKGAVVTNCGTSALNLWVSTFIGPDDLIIAPNDCYGGTYRLFNTRAQKGDFNVLFIDQSDLSALDEALAKKPKLVLLETPSNPLVRVVDIQETCEKAHAVGALVAVDNTFMTPIYQKPIDLGADFVIHSTTKYINGHSDVIGGVIVTKTEEHAEELAWWGNCIGATGTPFDSYMTLRGIRTLGARMRIHEESSREILAFLSKQDLVGTIYHPSLPDHPGHEIAKKQQSGFGSMLSFDFNGPMDKLKEFVGALSLFSLAESLGGVESLICHPASMTHRAMGEEALKEAGIAQTLLRLSVGLEDSEDLIEDLDNAFKKVQETV; via the coding sequence ATGAAACAAAAGAAACCCGCCACTATCGCCGTTCGAACGGGCATTGAATCTGACTCTCAGTTTCATGCCGTTGTGCCTCCAATTTACTTGTCTACCAATTATAGCTTTCCAAGTTTTGGTGATGTGCCTAAATATGATTATACCCGTTCAGGAAATCCAAATCGGGGCATGTTAGAGCAAACCCTTTCCGATCTTGAGTCGGGAAAGGGTGCGGTAGTGACTAATTGCGGAACGTCGGCGTTAAACCTCTGGGTTTCTACTTTTATTGGGCCTGATGACCTTATTATTGCACCGAATGATTGTTACGGCGGTACCTACCGACTTTTTAATACTCGGGCTCAAAAAGGGGACTTTAACGTTTTATTTATTGATCAGTCCGATCTAAGCGCACTGGATGAAGCATTAGCTAAAAAACCGAAACTGGTGCTACTAGAGACGCCGTCTAATCCATTGGTTAGAGTGGTTGATATTCAAGAAACGTGCGAGAAAGCGCACGCTGTTGGTGCGCTGGTCGCAGTCGATAATACCTTCATGACACCTATATACCAAAAGCCTATAGATCTAGGTGCAGATTTTGTGATTCACTCTACAACCAAATATATTAATGGTCATTCGGACGTGATTGGGGGAGTTATCGTCACCAAGACAGAAGAACATGCTGAAGAGCTTGCGTGGTGGGGAAACTGTATTGGGGCGACAGGTACGCCGTTTGATAGCTACATGACGTTACGCGGCATACGAACTTTAGGTGCTCGGATGAGAATTCATGAAGAGAGTTCTCGAGAGATCCTAGCTTTTCTCTCAAAACAGGACCTTGTAGGCACTATATATCACCCAAGTTTGCCAGATCATCCGGGCCACGAAATTGCGAAAAAGCAGCAATCTGGGTTTGGTTCTATGTTGAGTTTTGATTTTAATGGCCCGATGGATAAGCTCAAAGAGTTTGTTGGCGCTTTATCGCTCTTTTCACTAGCAGAGTCGCTTGGTGGCGTAGAAAGCTTAATCTGTCATCCTGCCTCGATGACACATCGAGCAATGGGTGAAGAGGCCTTAAAAGAAGCGGGAATAGCACAAACACTGTTAAGGCTATCGGTTGGGCTAGAAGATAGTGAAGACCTTATCGAAGATCTTGATAATGCATTTAAAAAAGTTCAGGAGACAGTTTAA
- the metJ gene encoding met regulon transcriptional regulator MetJ produces MADWNGEYISPYAEHGKKSEQVKKITVSIPLKVLKILTDERTRRQINNLRHATNSELLCEAFLHAYTGQPLPTDEDLRKDRPDDIPTEVKKLMTEMGIEFEAFDEE; encoded by the coding sequence ATGGCTGATTGGAATGGCGAATACATAAGTCCATACGCAGAACATGGAAAAAAGAGTGAGCAAGTTAAGAAGATCACCGTTTCCATCCCTCTGAAAGTTTTGAAAATTTTGACTGATGAGCGAACTCGTCGTCAGATAAATAACCTACGACACGCAACGAATAGCGAACTGCTTTGCGAAGCATTCTTGCACGCTTATACGGGTCAACCATTACCAACAGATGAAGATTTGAGAAAAGATCGTCCTGATGATATTCCAACTGAAGTTAAAAAATTAATGACAGAAATGGGAATTGAATTTGAAGCGTTTGACGAAGAATAA